Proteins encoded by one window of Desulfurobacterium indicum:
- the secE gene encoding preprotein translocase subunit SecE, with protein MSPITFLKEVKQELDKVTWPTKEEVVEATIGVLVFTGIIAAYFWVIDMIFTKLLQFIIKQGV; from the coding sequence ATGTCCCCTATAACTTTCTTGAAAGAAGTTAAGCAGGAACTTGATAAAGTTACCTGGCCGACAAAGGAAGAGGTCGTAGAGGCTACTATTGGAGTGCTTGTTTTTACAGGTATAATAGCAGCATACTTCTGGGTTATAGATATGATATTTACGAAACTTCTTCAGTTCATAATCAAACAAGGGGTTTAA
- the rpmG gene encoding 50S ribosomal protein L33 → MAKKGPREIIQLACTECKRRNYSTTKNKRNTQERLELRKYCPWCNKHTLHREVK, encoded by the coding sequence ATGGCCAAAAAAGGACCTCGTGAAATAATTCAGCTTGCATGCACAGAATGTAAGAGGAGAAACTACTCTACAACTAAAAACAAGAGAAACACTCAGGAGAGACTTGAGCTTAGAAAATACTGCCCCTGGTGTAATAAGCACACCTTGCATAGAGAAGTAAAATAG